The Amycolatopsis umgeniensis DNA segment CGGCGGCCAGCGCGAAGACGTTGCGCAGGTCGTCGTCGACGATCAGGATCTTCTCGCCGTGGAACCGCAGCGACGGCGTCACCGGGATCACCTGCGGGACGGCCATGATCAGCGGGACCCCGCTCGCCTGCGTGGTCGGGACGATCAGGTTCGACGCGCTCACCGGCAGGTACAGGGTGAACGTGCTGCCCTTGCCGGGTTCGCTGCGGACGCGCAGTTCGCCGCCGAGCAGTTCCGTCAGCTGCTGACTGATCGAAAGGCCCAGCCCGGTGCCGCCGTATTTGCGGCTGGTGGTGCCGTCGGCCTGGCGGAATGCGTCGAAGATGATCGCGAGTTTGTCCGGCGCGATGCCGATTCCGGTGTCTTCGACGGCGAACGCGAGGACGCCGGGGGCTTGCCGGAGCGAGTCGGCCTCGACCTCGCCCTGGTCGGCCATCCGGATGTGCAGGCGCACGCCGCCTTCGTCGGTGAACTTCGCCGCGTTGGACAGCAGGTTCCGCAGCACCTGCTGCACGCGATGTTCGTCGGTGTGGATCGACGACGGCACCGGCGGGTCGATCAGGACGGCGAATTCCAGTCCCTTGTCCGAGGTGAGCGGACGGCAGATCGATTCGACGTACTCGACCAGTTCGGGCAGCGTGACGTCGGACATCTGCAGGTCGAGGTGACCGGCCTCGACCTTGGCCATGTCGAGGATGTCGTTGATCAGCTGTTGCAGGTCGCTGCCCGCCGAGTAGATCGTCCGCGCGAACTGGATCTGCTTCTCCGACAGGTTCCCGTCCGGGTTCTCCGACAGCAGTTTCGCGAGGATCAGCGCACTGTTGAGCGGAGTCCGCAGTTCGTGCGACATGTTCGCCATGAACTCGGATTTGTACTGCGACGCCATGGTCAGCTGACCGGCGCGCTCTTCGAGTTCCTGCCGCGCTTGCTCGATCTCGCTGTTCTTGACCTCGATGTCGCGGTTCTGCTGTGCCAGCAGCGCCGCCTTCTCCGCCAGATCCGTGTTGGACCGGCGCAGTTCCCGTTGCTGTGCCTGCAACTGCTCGGACCGCGCGCGCAGTTCCTGTGCCAGGCGCTGGGATTCGGTCAGCAGGGCCTCGGTGCGCGAGTTGGACTGGATGGTGCTGACGTTGACCGCGATGGTCTCCTTCAGCTGCTCCAGCAGGTCGATGTGGACGGTGCTGAAGGCGTTGATCGTCGCCAGTTCCAGCACCCCGAGCACCTCGCCCTGGAACAGCACCGGCAGCACGATCACGTTCACCGGTGCGGCCGAGCCCAGTCCCGAAGAGATGAGCGCGTACTCCGGCGGTGCCTCGTGGACCAGTATCGTGCGGCGGTCGACAGCGGCCTGCCCGATGAGCGACTCGCCGGGCGAGAACCGAAGGCCCGCTTGGGATTTCGCCAGCCCGTAGGTGGCGATGCTCTCCAGGACCGTTTCCTCTTGCTCGTCTTCGCGGGCCAGGAAGAACGCGCCTTGCTGCGCGGAAACGAGCGGCGTCAGCTCGGACAGGATCAGCGACGCCACCGACGCGAGATCCCGGTGACCCTGCATGAGCGCGGACAGCCGGGCGAGGTTGGTCTTGAGCCAGTCCTGTTCGCGGTTCGCGCGGGTGGTCTCCTTCAGGTTCGCGATCATCTGGTTGATGTTGTCCTTGAGTTCGGCCACCTCCCCGGACGCGTCCACGGTGATGTGCCGGGTCAGATCGCCCGCGGTCACCGCGGTGGCCACCTGCGCGATCGCCCGCACCTGGGTGGTCAGGTTCCCGGCCAGCTGGTTCACGCTTTCGGTCAGCCGCGACCACGTTCCGGCGACGCCGGGCACCTCCGCCTGACCGCCGAGCATGCCGTCTGTGCCGACCTCGCGTGCCACACGGGTGACTTCGGAGGCGAAGGACGAAAGCTGGTCGACCATGGTGTTGATGGTCGTCTTGAGTTCGAGGATCTCGCCGCGCGCGTCGATGTCGATCTTCTTCGACAGATCGCCCTGCGCCACCGCGGTGGTCACCGTCGCGATGCTCCGCACCTGGCCGGTGAGGTTGTCGGCCATGACGTTCACGTTGTCCGTCAAGGCCTTCCAGGTGCCCGCCACGTTCGGCACGCGGGCCTGGCCGCCGAGGATGCCCTCGGTACCGACCTCGCGCGCGACACGGGTGACCTCGTCGGCGAACGCGCGCAGCGTCTCGACCATGCTGTTGATCGTCTCGGCGAGGACGGCGACCTCGCCCTGCGCGTCGATCGTGATCTTCTTCGACAGGTCGCCGTTCGCGACCGCCGTCGTCACCGTGGCGATGCTCCGCACCTGATCGGTGAGGTTGTCGGCCATGACGTTGACGTTGTCGGTGAGGTCCTTCCAGGTCCCGGCGACGCCGCGCACCTGCGCCTGGCCGCCGAGCTTGCCCTCGGTGCCGACTTCGCGGGACACACGGGTGACTTCGTCGGCGAACGCGGACAGCTGGTCCACCATGATGTTGACGGTGTTCTTGAGCTCCAGGATCTCGCCGCGCGCGTCGACGATGATCTTCTGCGTCAGGTCGCCCTTGGCCACCGCGGTGGTGACCTGGGCGATGTTCCGCACCTGGTCGGTCAGGTTGTTCGCCATGAAGTTGACGTTGTCGGTCAGGTCCTTCCACGTCCCGGCCACGCCGGGCACCTGCGCCTGACCGCCGAGCCGTCCGTCGCTGCCGACCTCGCGGGCGACCCGCGTGACTTCGTCGGCGAACGACGAAAGCTGATCCACCATGGTGTTCAGCGTGTTCTTGAGTTCGAGGATCTCGCCCTTGGCGTCGACGGCGATCTTCTGCGACAGATCGCCCTTCGCCACCGCGGTCGCCACCTGGGCGATGTTGCGGACCTGCGCGGTGAGGTTGTTCGCCATGAAGTTGACCGACCCGGTGAGGTCGCGCCAGGTCCCGGCGACACCGGGCACCTGCGCCTGCCCTCCGAGCTGACCTTCCGTGCCGACCTCGCGCGCCACTCGCGTGACTTCGTCGGCGAACGACGAGAGCTGGTCGACCATCGTGTTCACGGTCGTCTTCAGTTCGAGGATCTCGCCGCGCGCGTCGACCGTGATCTTCTGCGTCAGGTCGCCCTTGGCCACCGCGGTGGTGACCTGGGCGATGTTGCGGACCTGGTCGGTCAGGTTGTCCGCCATCTGGTTCACCGAGTCGGTGAGCCCGCGCCACGTACCCGCCACGCCCGGCACGGTCGCCTGACCGCCGAGACGTCCTTCGCTGCCGACCTCGCGCGCCACCCGGGTGACTTCGTCGGCGAACGACGAGAGCTGGTCGACCATGGTGTTCAGGGTGTTCTTGAGTTCGAGGATCTCGCCCTTGGCGTCGACGTTGATCTTCTGGGACAGGTCGCCCTTCGCCACCGCCGTGGCCACCTGGGCGATGTTGCGGACCTGGTCGGTCAGGTTGTCCGCCATCAGGTTCACCGAGTCGGTGAGGTCGCGCCACGTCCCCGCCGCGCCGGGGACCTGTGCCTGACCGCCGAGACGGCCTTCGCTGCCCACCTCGCGCGAGACCCGCGTGACTTCGTCGGCGAACGACGAGAGCTGGTCGACCATGATGTTGACGGTGTTCTTGAGCTCCAGGATCTCGCCGCGCGCGTCGACGTGGATCTTCTGGGTCAGGTCGCCGCGCGCCACGGCCGTGGTGACCTGGGCGATGTTGCGCACCTGATCGGTCAGGTTGCTGGCCATGACGTTGACGTTGTCGGTGAGATCACGCCAGGTGCCCGCCACACCCGGGACCTCGGCCTGACCGCCGAGCCGTCCTTCGGTGGCGATCTCGCGGGCCACTCTGGTGACCTCGGTCGCGAACCGGGAGAGCTGCTTGATCAGGCCGTTCAGGGTCTTCGCGACTTCGGCGAACTGACCCTGCAACGGCCGCCCGCCGACCTCCAGCGGCATCGGCTCGGACAAATCGCCCTCGGCGACCGCGCCGAGGACACGGTTGAGCTCGGCAGTGGGCCTGCTCACGTCCTCGATCAGCCCGTTGACGACGTCGACAGCGGTCGCCCAGCCGCCGGGACCGATCTCGGCCGCGACGCGCTCGGTCAGCCTGCCTTCCTTGCCGACCGCCTCGCGGACGCGCAGGAGCTCGGTCACCAGCCGCTGGTTGCGTTCGGCGATGTCGTTGAAGGCACCCGCGAGCTGGGCCGCGAGCCCGTCGCCGTGTGCCACGAACCGTCGCCGGAAGTTGCCGTCCCCGAGGTCTCGAGCCGCCGCGAGCAGGCGTTCCAGGGTCGCTTCGTCCACCTGGGCGCCACCACCTTCCACGGGGGTCCGGTCCCTTTGGGAGTGCTGTGTCATCTGTGTCGACCCTCTCCACCACGCATGCCAAGCCATGGTCGTCGCATCAGCGTGCCATGATTCGACCTACACTTCGAGCCAGTCCGCCCGCTCACGCTGCGCTACCCGCCAGGCAGGAGGAGGTCCGGGAATGGTGTCACGGCCGGCCCCGGCCTCGACGTCGCTCCCCTCGGAGCCGTCGGCAGGGAAGGGCGAGGGCGCGCTGCCCGAATCCGGGAGGTTCTGGCGCGAGCTGCTCGAAGACGTGCGTGACGCGGTGCTCGTCCAGGACGTCGGCGGCGCGCTGCGCTGGTCGAATCCCGCCGCCCGCGAGCTGTTCGGCGGCGGCCGCCCGGTGCTGACCGCCGAGGGCCCCGACGTCGGCCATGTCGAACACACCGGCCGCCGGTTCCCCGCGCGGATCCGGACGCTGCCCGGCGGCTGGCACGCGTGGACCGTGACCTCCGCTGTCGCGGCCGACGGCCCGCGTGTCGACGGCTTCCTCGCCGCCGCGGCGCCCCGGCTGGCTTCCGCGCGGGGGCGGCACGGGACGGCGAAGGTGATCGCCGAGGTCGCCGCGGCCGAACTCGCCGACTGTGTGTTCGTCCTGCTGCCCACCACCCGCGGCCGGTGGGAGTGGTGGAGCTGCGATCACCGCACCCACCACGGGCACGGCCGTATCCGCCGCGTCCCCGCCCAGCTGGCGCCGGTGCTCGCCGGCACCTTCGCCTCCACCGAGGACCCCGAGGCCAAGGCGGTCCCGGAGGAAGAGGTCGCGACGTTGCCCGCGGTCGTCGCGGAACGCCTCGCCGGCCACTCGTCGGTCTCCGTGGTCTCGCTGGGGCTCGACGGCGGTGCCGGTGTCACCGGCGCTGTCGTGCTCGGCAGGCGCGGCGCACCCGCCTTCGGCGACGACCATCCGCGCGCGATCACCGAGTTCGCCAGGGCGGCCGGGACGGCGCTGGCGAACGCGCATCGCTACGCCCGCCAGGAAGAGGCCACCCGCGGCCTGGAGACCACGCTGCGCCCGATGCCGCCGCCCGACGTCCCCGGCGTCAAATTCGACGTCTGGTACGAGCCGTCGAGCGGGCTGCTCGACGTCGGCGGCGACTTCTACGACGTCCTGCCGAGGGAAGACGGCGGCGCCATGTACGTCCTCGGCGACGTCTGCGGCAAGGGCGCCGAGGCGGCCGCGCTCACCGGCAGGGTCCGGCAGACCCTCGCCGCGCTCAACCTCGTCGAGCACGACAACACGACGCTGCTGAGCTTGCTCAACTCCCTGCTCATCACCGGCGGCAGCGGCCGGTTCGCCACGCTGGTACTCGGTTCGGTGCTGGCGGGCGAGGACGGTCTCGCCGTCACCTTGGCTTCCGGCGGCCATCCCGCACCGCTGGTGGTGCGCCGCCGCGGCGGGGTGGACGAGATCACCCTGCCCGGCACGCTGGTCGGGATCTCCCCGCAGGCGCGGTTCGCCGAGACGACCATCCGGCTGGCGGAGGGCGACGTCTGCCTGCTCTACACGGACGGGATCACCGAGGCGCGCCACCACGAGCGCACGTCGGATCTGTTCGGGGACGAGCGGTTGCGCGAGCTGCTGACCGGCTGCCGGGGGCTGTCCGGCCGCGAGGTGGTCGCCCGCGTCCGCTCGGCGGTGCGGGAATGGCTCGGCAGCGGGACGCACGACGACATCGCCGTCCTCGCCATCGAGGCGTCACGACCCGCGCAGTAGCCGCACCACCGCCCGCTCGACGATGTCCCTCGCCTCCACCGGATCGGCGGCCTTCCCGGCCCGCCGCATCGCGCGTTCGATGGTCCGGTCCTTTCGGTACGCCTCGATCACCCGAGGGTCCACATAGGACCGCCTCGCCACCGCGGGGGTGTTGCCGAGGCCTTCCGCGACTTCGGTCATCACGGCCTTCTCCGCCCGCTTCGCCGCCCGTTCGCTGGACGGCTTTTCCGTGTCCGCGAAGGCCGAAGCGGCGAGGACGGTGGCGTTCCAGGTGCGCAGGTCCTTCGCGGTGAAGTCCTCGCCCACGAGTTCCTTGAGCCGGTCGTTGATGTCCTCGGCCCGGACCTCCTGCCATTCGCGGCCGTCGCGGTAGGCGAGCAGGCGCACCTCCCCGCCGCGGGCACGCCGGAGGGAACGGACCAGCCGCACCAGGCCGTCGTCCCGAAGCCGGACCTTGCGCTGGATCCCGCCCTTCGCGGGGTAATCGCAAAGCAGACAGCCTTCGCTGACGGTGACGTGTTCGCACAGCAGCGTCGCCACCCCGTGCGTGCCGTTCTCGTCGGCGTAGTCCTCCCCGCCGGTCCTGAACACGCCGAGGTCGAGCATGCGCAGCGCGCCGGCGAGCACGCGCTCGCGGGTGAGGCCGCGCGAATCGAGATCCTCCTGGACGGCTTCGCGGAGCCGGGGGAGGCGTCGAGCCAGCGCGAGGACGCGCTCGTGTTTCTCCTCGTCCCGGGCCCGCCGCCACTCCTCGTGGTAGAGGTACTGGCGGCGCCCGGCGTCGTCCACCCCGACGGCCAGGATGTGGGCGTTCTCGTGCGGGGAGATCCACACGCGCCGCCACGCGGGCGGGATCGCCAGCGCGTCGATCCGTTCGATCGCGTGCTCGTCCTTCAGCGGATCGCCGTCCGGGGTCAGATAGCCGAAGCCACGACCTCTGCGCCGCCTCCGGATGCCGGGGGACCCGAGGTCCGCTCGCCGAAGTCGCATATGCGGCGGATACCCGCGGTGATCGCGATCCATACCCATGGTTCGGCGGCTGCGGTCCGGGGTAGTCCCGGGGCGAACCCGACTCGAGGAGGGAACCCCATGGCGACATCGCTGAAGGGGCGCCGCGTGGCCATTCTGGCCGCGGACGGTGTGGAACAGGTCGAACTGGTCGAACCACGCAAAGCGGTCACCGATGCCGGGGCCACGGCCGAGGTCGTTTCCCTGGAATCCGGTGAGATCCAGGCCATGAACGGCGACATCGACAAGGCCGACAAGTTCACTGTGGACCGCGTCGTCAAGGACGTCACCGTCGACGATTTCGACGCGCTCGTCCTCCCCGGCGGCACGATGAATCCGGACAATCTGCGCGCGGACGAGAACGCGGTCCGTTTCGTCCGCGATTTCGTGAACAGCGGCAAACCGGTCGGCGTCATCTGTCACGGGCCGTGGACGCTGGTCGAGGCCGACGTCGTCCGTGGCCGCACGCTCACCTCGTATCCCAGCGTGCGCACCGACATCCGCAACGCGGGCGGAACCGTCGTCGACCAGGAGGTCGTCAACGACAACGGCCTGATCTCCAGCCGGAATCCGGACGACCTGCCCGCGTTCTGCGCCGCGATCGTGACCGAATTCGCCCGGTGAGTCCGGAAAACGAGTGGCGCGCGTCACATAAATGGGGGAGTGTGGTGGGAGAGAAGGAGGTGCCGCGATGACCGTGCATGCCAGACGCTACGGCCGTTGGTGCCGTGAGCATTTCGACACCGAGCCGGAATCGGGCGAGCAGCGCCCGGCGGGCCAGGATGGGGAAGCCGTCGCGGTGGTCACCGATGCCCAGGCCCAGCAGGCCCAGGCCGGTGACGCCCCCGAGGCGAAGCCGGGCTCGCTCAGCTGAGCGTCCGCCGGTACCAGACCCGCTTCGGGCCCGGCAGGCCGATCCGCGAGACCAGATCGGTCACCACGCCGCCGATGATCAGCCACAGCAAGGCGGCGAGGCCGTCGTTGAGCAGGGTGCGCAGCTTCGGGCCGTCCGGAGTGAACAGGTTGCGCAGGCCGAGCGAGACCCCGCGTGACCACTGGTCGATCAGCTGCGCGAAACCGTTGCCGGGATTGGCCTCGCCGAACACGAGCAGGATGTGGATGATCAGCACCAGTGCGAAGATCCAGCACACCGCGTGGACGACGGCGTTGACGATGCGCACGACGCGAATCCTCGTCGGCGTGCGCTCGACGATCTCTTCCTGCGGCTCACGCGGGTCGTTGATGTAGGTCATCGCCGTCTCCCATCATCGTCCACAGTGGACTTTATGGCTGGGCGGAAGCTCAGCCAGGATCCCGGGTCTTCGTCCTCGACTTGGTCCGGGTCTTCGATTTGCTCGGCTTGTCCGAGGTGCTCGGGTCGCCGTTGGACGCCGTCGCGCCACTCGGTGTCGAGGTCACCCCGACGTTTCCGGTGGTGTGCGGCCGGTTTCCGGAGACCGGCACGGCCTCGGTCACCACGACGGTGCCGTTGGACGCTTTCGCGCTGCGAGTGGGCACCTCGACGGCTTCCGAGGACGGCTGTCCCTGGTCGGCCATCGGACCGGAAGTACCCGTCGCCGCCGGAGGGACCACCCCGCCCGGCAGGACCGGCGGGTTCGCCCCGGTCTGGTTGACCGCCAGCAGCACACCGACGGTGATCGCCGCGGCGGGCGCGCTGATGGCGGCGACCACGGCCGCCCGCTTGCGGCCGACCGGACCGAAGTGGGCGACTCTGGTCCCGGTGGAGTCCTCCAGCAGGATCCGCGAGATCGCGGCGGCCGTCGGGCGCTGCGCGGGTTTCTGCGCGGTCATCCCGCGCAGCAGTGTCGTCATGGTCGTCGACAGTCCGGAGGGGATCCGGGGCGGCCGGTGCAGCCGCCCGACCGCGGCCTCGACCGGTGTCCCGGTGTACTCGCGTTCCCCGGACAGGCATTCGAGCAGGACCAGGCCGAGTGAGTAGATGTCGGCGGGCGGGCCGATGTTCTCGCCGCGGACCTGTTCGGGCGCCATGTACGCCGCGGTGCCGACGACGCCGCCGGTCTCGGTCACCCGGGTGGCGTCGAAGGCGTGCGCGACGCCGAAATCGCCGATCAGCGGGCCGTCGTCGGCCATCAGGATGTTCGCCGGTTTCAGATCGCGGTGGGTGATGCCGTGCGCGTGGACGTGTGCGAGCGCGTCGCTCAGCCGGGCTGTCAGATCGACGACGGCGTCTTGGGAAAGCGGACCGGAACGCAGGCGCTGGGCCAGGTTCGGCCCTTCGACCAGGCGCATCGTGAGGTAGGTGTAGCCGTCGTCGGAGCCTGCGTCGTACAGCGGGACGAGCCCGGGGTGGCGGACCTCGCTGAGGACCTGGATCTCCTGCTGACGGCGCCGCTCGTCGCGGGTCATCGTGTCGGCGTGG contains these protein-coding regions:
- a CDS encoding HAMP domain-containing protein, coding for MDEATLERLLAAARDLGDGNFRRRFVAHGDGLAAQLAGAFNDIAERNQRLVTELLRVREAVGKEGRLTERVAAEIGPGGWATAVDVVNGLIEDVSRPTAELNRVLGAVAEGDLSEPMPLEVGGRPLQGQFAEVAKTLNGLIKQLSRFATEVTRVAREIATEGRLGGQAEVPGVAGTWRDLTDNVNVMASNLTDQVRNIAQVTTAVARGDLTQKIHVDARGEILELKNTVNIMVDQLSSFADEVTRVSREVGSEGRLGGQAQVPGAAGTWRDLTDSVNLMADNLTDQVRNIAQVATAVAKGDLSQKINVDAKGEILELKNTLNTMVDQLSSFADEVTRVAREVGSEGRLGGQATVPGVAGTWRGLTDSVNQMADNLTDQVRNIAQVTTAVAKGDLTQKITVDARGEILELKTTVNTMVDQLSSFADEVTRVAREVGTEGQLGGQAQVPGVAGTWRDLTGSVNFMANNLTAQVRNIAQVATAVAKGDLSQKIAVDAKGEILELKNTLNTMVDQLSSFADEVTRVAREVGSDGRLGGQAQVPGVAGTWKDLTDNVNFMANNLTDQVRNIAQVTTAVAKGDLTQKIIVDARGEILELKNTVNIMVDQLSAFADEVTRVSREVGTEGKLGGQAQVRGVAGTWKDLTDNVNVMADNLTDQVRSIATVTTAVANGDLSKKITIDAQGEVAVLAETINSMVETLRAFADEVTRVAREVGTEGILGGQARVPNVAGTWKALTDNVNVMADNLTGQVRSIATVTTAVAQGDLSKKIDIDARGEILELKTTINTMVDQLSSFASEVTRVAREVGTDGMLGGQAEVPGVAGTWSRLTESVNQLAGNLTTQVRAIAQVATAVTAGDLTRHITVDASGEVAELKDNINQMIANLKETTRANREQDWLKTNLARLSALMQGHRDLASVASLILSELTPLVSAQQGAFFLAREDEQEETVLESIATYGLAKSQAGLRFSPGESLIGQAAVDRRTILVHEAPPEYALISSGLGSAAPVNVIVLPVLFQGEVLGVLELATINAFSTVHIDLLEQLKETIAVNVSTIQSNSRTEALLTESQRLAQELRARSEQLQAQQRELRRSNTDLAEKAALLAQQNRDIEVKNSEIEQARQELEERAGQLTMASQYKSEFMANMSHELRTPLNSALILAKLLSENPDGNLSEKQIQFARTIYSAGSDLQQLINDILDMAKVEAGHLDLQMSDVTLPELVEYVESICRPLTSDKGLEFAVLIDPPVPSSIHTDEHRVQQVLRNLLSNAAKFTDEGGVRLHIRMADQGEVEADSLRQAPGVLAFAVEDTGIGIAPDKLAIIFDAFRQADGTTSRKYGGTGLGLSISQQLTELLGGELRVRSEPGKGSTFTLYLPVSASNLIVPTTQASGVPLIMAVPQVIPVTPSLRFHGEKILIVDDDLRNVFALAAVLERNGLEVIYAETGVAGIRALERHEDTALVLMDVMMPELDGNATITAIRAEAAHEDLPVIAVTAKATAEDKARTLASGADDYVTKPVDTDKLLDLIAAHLEADAASSGLSQAVAPSDTADASD
- a CDS encoding SpoIIE family protein phosphatase, encoding MVSRPAPASTSLPSEPSAGKGEGALPESGRFWRELLEDVRDAVLVQDVGGALRWSNPAARELFGGGRPVLTAEGPDVGHVEHTGRRFPARIRTLPGGWHAWTVTSAVAADGPRVDGFLAAAAPRLASARGRHGTAKVIAEVAAAELADCVFVLLPTTRGRWEWWSCDHRTHHGHGRIRRVPAQLAPVLAGTFASTEDPEAKAVPEEEVATLPAVVAERLAGHSSVSVVSLGLDGGAGVTGAVVLGRRGAPAFGDDHPRAITEFARAAGTALANAHRYARQEEATRGLETTLRPMPPPDVPGVKFDVWYEPSSGLLDVGGDFYDVLPREDGGAMYVLGDVCGKGAEAAALTGRVRQTLAALNLVEHDNTTLLSLLNSLLITGGSGRFATLVLGSVLAGEDGLAVTLASGGHPAPLVVRRRGGVDEITLPGTLVGISPQARFAETTIRLAEGDVCLLYTDGITEARHHERTSDLFGDERLRELLTGCRGLSGREVVARVRSAVREWLGSGTHDDIAVLAIEASRPAQ
- a CDS encoding DNA topoisomerase IB, with amino-acid sequence MRLRRADLGSPGIRRRRRGRGFGYLTPDGDPLKDEHAIERIDALAIPPAWRRVWISPHENAHILAVGVDDAGRRQYLYHEEWRRARDEEKHERVLALARRLPRLREAVQEDLDSRGLTRERVLAGALRMLDLGVFRTGGEDYADENGTHGVATLLCEHVTVSEGCLLCDYPAKGGIQRKVRLRDDGLVRLVRSLRRARGGEVRLLAYRDGREWQEVRAEDINDRLKELVGEDFTAKDLRTWNATVLAASAFADTEKPSSERAAKRAEKAVMTEVAEGLGNTPAVARRSYVDPRVIEAYRKDRTIERAMRRAGKAADPVEARDIVERAVVRLLRGS
- a CDS encoding type 1 glutamine amidotransferase domain-containing protein, which encodes MATSLKGRRVAILAADGVEQVELVEPRKAVTDAGATAEVVSLESGEIQAMNGDIDKADKFTVDRVVKDVTVDDFDALVLPGGTMNPDNLRADENAVRFVRDFVNSGKPVGVICHGPWTLVEADVVRGRTLTSYPSVRTDIRNAGGTVVDQEVVNDNGLISSRNPDDLPAFCAAIVTEFAR
- a CDS encoding serine/threonine-protein kinase, with product MDDADSRADGDEDEDLDAGTTQRRFSLNVHDPDHLPRKLAGRYEVGELLGRGATARVFRARDLRERREVALKLFHADTMTRDERRRQQEIQVLSEVRHPGLVPLYDAGSDDGYTYLTMRLVEGPNLAQRLRSGPLSQDAVVDLTARLSDALAHVHAHGITHRDLKPANILMADDGPLIGDFGVAHAFDATRVTETGGVVGTAAYMAPEQVRGENIGPPADIYSLGLVLLECLSGEREYTGTPVEAAVGRLHRPPRIPSGLSTTMTTLLRGMTAQKPAQRPTAAAISRILLEDSTGTRVAHFGPVGRKRAAVVAAISAPAAAITVGVLLAVNQTGANPPVLPGGVVPPAATGTSGPMADQGQPSSEAVEVPTRSAKASNGTVVVTEAVPVSGNRPHTTGNVGVTSTPSGATASNGDPSTSDKPSKSKTRTKSRTKTRDPG